In the Kribbella sp. NBC_00482 genome, one interval contains:
- a CDS encoding TraR/DksA family transcriptional regulator yields the protein MTTVARSVKMTVHEARQRLQHERNSRLTQLSAIEDGAALADGDLATAQTAAIRRVLTEITAAEDRLTDGTFGTCQGCSTRIPVERLEILPYVSCCVSCQQRAT from the coding sequence GTGACCACCGTGGCCCGCTCCGTGAAAATGACCGTGCATGAGGCCCGCCAGCGCCTGCAACACGAACGCAACTCTCGTCTCACCCAACTCAGCGCCATCGAGGACGGTGCCGCCCTTGCGGACGGGGACCTTGCGACGGCGCAGACAGCCGCCATCCGGCGCGTGCTGACCGAGATCACGGCAGCTGAAGACCGTCTGACCGACGGCACCTTTGGCACGTGCCAGGGCTGCAGCACCCGCATTCCGGTTGAACGACTGGAGATCCTGCCCTACGTGAGCTGCTGCGTCAGCTGTCAGCAGCGCGCCACCTGA
- a CDS encoding TauD/TfdA family dioxygenase, whose product MPIDNTLLTAREAADRRLLVDHITNQPAALDDKLRDRGAVVFRGFEFSPADHAEQLFGALNAEMLTYTERSSPRTEVADRVYTATDYPARHPIPFHNENSYQMSWPRWLLFYCENPAETGGETLISDVRTVAESLSADTVEDFAGRGWSVQRNFGGPIGLDWQTVFQTDDRAQVEQYCASQSIECEWLADARLRTRASRSAFARHPESGDRVWFNHAAFFNVSSLDESTSAALLDMFEEDELPSQTYYGDGERIPDGVLTEIRTAYDEASYSHVWTPGDVMIVDNMRMAHARRPFTGDRRIMVAMAGTVHREDVEWVSAS is encoded by the coding sequence GTGCCGATCGACAACACCCTGTTGACCGCTCGTGAGGCAGCGGATCGCCGACTGCTCGTGGACCACATCACCAACCAGCCGGCCGCCCTCGACGACAAGCTCCGCGACCGCGGCGCCGTTGTTTTCCGAGGTTTCGAGTTCTCGCCTGCGGATCACGCCGAGCAGCTCTTCGGCGCGCTGAACGCTGAAATGCTCACGTATACCGAGCGATCGTCGCCGCGGACCGAGGTGGCCGACAGGGTGTACACGGCCACGGACTACCCCGCGCGTCATCCGATTCCGTTTCACAACGAGAACTCCTACCAGATGTCCTGGCCGCGCTGGCTCCTCTTCTACTGTGAGAACCCAGCCGAGACGGGCGGCGAGACACTGATCTCCGACGTCAGGACAGTAGCGGAGTCGCTGTCAGCCGACACCGTCGAGGACTTTGCCGGACGAGGGTGGTCGGTACAGCGGAACTTCGGTGGTCCGATCGGTTTGGATTGGCAGACTGTCTTCCAGACTGACGACCGTGCCCAGGTCGAGCAGTATTGCGCGTCGCAATCAATCGAATGCGAATGGCTCGCGGATGCACGGCTGCGTACGCGTGCCAGCCGCTCGGCGTTCGCGCGGCATCCTGAGTCCGGTGATCGCGTCTGGTTCAATCACGCCGCGTTCTTCAACGTGAGCTCCCTCGACGAGTCGACGTCCGCGGCGCTTCTGGACATGTTCGAGGAGGACGAGTTGCCGTCACAGACCTACTACGGCGACGGCGAGCGGATACCAGACGGGGTCCTGACCGAGATACGCACGGCGTACGACGAGGCCTCGTACAGCCATGTCTGGACGCCGGGCGATGTCATGATCGTCGACAACATGCGGATGGCGCACGCGCGCCGCCCGTTCACCGGCGATCGCCGAATCATGGTCGCGATGGCCGGCACAGTGCACCGCGAAGACGTCGAGTGGGTGAGCGCGTCATGA
- a CDS encoding ABC transporter ATP-binding protein: protein MRKALAPFRDAPARIALIRVVWNSSRLLTATAALAILVSAGLGTGGAVISGHLIGAAADVGPGTSLRDPFYTLLVGSLVVIIASTVLQQINEYVVLRLGLRTELRMRRFVLEASVRPAGVAHVESAAGNDLVAIAGGVGPASQNTPAKAAAGLFAVASRWATSLGAAGVVSFYWWWAGPVLLASWMALAATSRKIRLEVLKLWTGHSSELRRADYLRDLAISPAAAKELRIFGFAPWLISRHWQLWLQSMQVVWKHRHRSVGRLVPPLLVVILIHAVVFATLGSEALNGSASVADVGTVVFAILNINAITAWTDDDVNLEYGSRAVQAAASWSDATSSDVPESPVMPRLTSAIVFDGVWFRYPGTERWICRDLHLVIPVGVSTAVVGLNGAGKTTIVKLLLGMYRPDRGVITADGIDISTFEPAEWRHLIAPVFQDFLRLERSLRDNITMGAGSSGDDEDKAIMNAAEAAGATDVINSVPHGLDTIASTAFTGGTDLSGGQWQRLAIARAVYAIDHGAELAILDEPTAHLDVRAEEAVFAQYLQLMSAKTAILISHRLSAVRRAARIIVLEHGQVLECGTHEELMAAGSRYAELYSLQRDRLLAGVDLGDG from the coding sequence ATGAGGAAGGCGCTGGCGCCGTTCCGCGATGCTCCGGCACGGATCGCGCTAATCCGAGTCGTCTGGAACAGCAGCAGGTTGCTGACGGCGACCGCCGCTCTCGCGATCCTCGTCAGCGCCGGACTTGGAACCGGTGGGGCCGTGATCAGCGGTCATCTCATCGGAGCGGCTGCCGACGTGGGGCCGGGCACCAGCTTGCGCGATCCGTTCTACACGTTGCTTGTGGGTAGCCTGGTCGTGATCATCGCGAGCACCGTGCTCCAGCAGATCAATGAGTACGTCGTGCTGCGACTCGGACTGCGAACCGAATTGAGGATGCGTCGCTTCGTTCTTGAGGCATCGGTGCGGCCCGCGGGTGTCGCGCATGTGGAGTCTGCGGCCGGGAACGACCTGGTTGCGATCGCCGGCGGGGTTGGTCCCGCGTCTCAAAACACGCCCGCCAAGGCAGCAGCGGGTCTCTTCGCGGTCGCCTCGCGTTGGGCGACATCCCTGGGGGCGGCGGGCGTCGTTTCGTTCTATTGGTGGTGGGCGGGACCGGTGCTCCTGGCGAGCTGGATGGCATTGGCCGCGACCTCCCGAAAGATCCGGCTGGAGGTTCTGAAGCTCTGGACTGGTCACTCATCCGAGTTGCGCCGAGCCGACTACCTGCGTGACCTGGCCATCAGTCCCGCCGCGGCCAAGGAACTGAGAATCTTCGGCTTCGCACCGTGGCTGATCAGCCGCCATTGGCAGCTCTGGCTGCAATCCATGCAGGTCGTCTGGAAGCATCGGCACCGATCGGTGGGCCGCCTCGTTCCTCCACTGCTTGTAGTAATTCTGATCCACGCGGTCGTATTTGCGACCCTGGGCTCCGAGGCTCTGAACGGTTCCGCATCGGTCGCGGACGTGGGGACCGTCGTCTTCGCGATCCTGAACATCAACGCGATCACGGCCTGGACTGACGACGATGTGAACCTTGAGTACGGCAGTCGGGCAGTCCAGGCAGCCGCAAGCTGGTCGGACGCAACATCGAGCGATGTGCCTGAGTCGCCGGTCATGCCGCGGCTCACCAGCGCGATCGTCTTCGACGGCGTGTGGTTCCGATACCCCGGCACAGAGCGCTGGATCTGCCGTGATCTGCACCTGGTCATCCCGGTCGGCGTCTCGACGGCCGTCGTCGGACTCAACGGTGCTGGAAAAACCACGATCGTCAAACTGCTCCTGGGCATGTACCGGCCAGACCGTGGCGTCATCACCGCTGACGGAATTGACATCAGCACCTTCGAGCCGGCGGAATGGAGGCACCTGATCGCCCCCGTCTTCCAGGACTTCCTGCGGCTCGAACGATCGTTGCGGGACAACATCACCATGGGCGCAGGCTCGTCGGGTGATGATGAGGACAAAGCCATCATGAATGCAGCGGAGGCGGCTGGTGCGACCGACGTCATCAATTCGGTTCCTCATGGCCTCGACACAATTGCATCGACCGCGTTCACCGGTGGCACCGATCTCTCCGGTGGACAGTGGCAGCGGCTGGCGATCGCGCGCGCGGTGTACGCGATCGATCACGGCGCAGAGCTCGCGATTCTGGACGAGCCGACCGCGCACCTCGACGTACGTGCTGAGGAGGCGGTATTCGCCCAGTACCTGCAGCTGATGTCGGCCAAGACTGCGATCCTCATCTCGCATCGGTTGTCCGCTGTTCGGCGCGCCGCCAGGATCATCGTTCTCGAGCACGGCCAGGTCCTCGAGTGCGGGACGCATGAGGAGCTCATGGCCGCGGGCAGCCGGTACGCCGAGCTGTACAGCTTGCAGCGAGACCGGCTGTTGGCCGGCGTCGATTTGGGGGACGGCTGA
- a CDS encoding ABC transporter ATP-binding protein translates to MAPMPVRRRQVWLRRLDLVFGTAFRVDARLAVLALTLLLVERMLPALAALSAKALVDAVRATDGHGIALSSAALAGYIGLVVAIGFPRFVMFTTLNERTAGRIDRQLAELVTGSTGIQHYEDPEFSDRLQVVRERRQMLAEPAGTAFFALAAIVEAAITLSLLAHISPVLLLVLAPGALTLAASGLAGRRAGVAWLEASEKSRSAAYFFTLGTSARSALEVRAYAMSNWLLQQYSTAAADAARRRERGKLVAAPIIVAGQLVSVFGYFAAIFWVSLLIRDGSATAGDLVLAVLLANRAFAAVQGVAGNLTALAEVMTIASAYLWLERYIDGLRRPASRSTPEDGLPNRSVSGLQVSGLRFKYPHSTRFVLDDVTFNVPAGKVVAIVGENGAGKSTLVKILTRLYDPTDGTMLLDGVDIADVDANLWQQRVTGAFQDFLRPYLTMRQAVGIGSPATMDDSRVTDSLLKAGMQPVVANLEAGLDTQLGRSFDGGVELSGGQWQKVAIGRGFMPDAPLLVLLDEPTASLDAQSEEAIYRSFAQRAKSWADDHGAITVLVSHRFSTVHWADLILVLDEGTMVESGTHTELLELGGHYATLFDLHARQFAED, encoded by the coding sequence ATGGCGCCGATGCCGGTGAGACGTCGGCAAGTATGGCTGCGACGACTGGATCTCGTATTCGGCACGGCCTTCCGGGTCGACGCAAGGCTGGCTGTGCTGGCGCTCACCCTGCTCCTGGTGGAGCGGATGCTCCCGGCCCTGGCGGCATTGAGTGCGAAGGCACTCGTCGACGCGGTAAGGGCAACAGATGGCCATGGGATCGCGCTGTCCTCAGCCGCGCTGGCGGGCTACATCGGTCTCGTCGTCGCCATCGGGTTTCCACGCTTCGTCATGTTCACGACGCTGAATGAGCGGACAGCGGGAAGGATCGACCGCCAACTGGCCGAGCTGGTGACGGGTTCCACAGGAATCCAGCACTACGAGGATCCCGAGTTCTCCGATCGACTCCAAGTCGTCCGTGAACGCCGCCAGATGCTTGCGGAACCAGCCGGGACCGCGTTCTTCGCGCTCGCGGCAATTGTTGAGGCTGCCATCACCCTGTCCTTGCTGGCGCACATCAGCCCTGTCCTACTCCTTGTGCTCGCGCCTGGTGCGCTGACCCTGGCAGCGTCCGGCCTCGCCGGTCGCCGGGCCGGGGTGGCATGGCTGGAGGCCAGCGAGAAGTCGCGGTCGGCGGCGTACTTCTTCACCCTCGGAACGTCCGCACGGTCGGCGTTGGAGGTTCGGGCGTACGCCATGAGCAACTGGCTGCTGCAGCAGTACTCCACCGCGGCCGCAGACGCGGCAAGACGGAGGGAGCGCGGCAAGCTCGTAGCTGCGCCGATCATTGTGGCCGGGCAGTTGGTCTCTGTCTTTGGCTACTTCGCAGCGATCTTCTGGGTCTCCCTGCTGATCAGGGACGGCAGCGCCACAGCTGGGGACCTGGTCCTCGCCGTTCTGTTGGCGAACCGCGCATTCGCCGCAGTTCAAGGCGTCGCGGGGAATCTGACCGCACTCGCCGAGGTCATGACGATCGCCTCTGCCTACCTGTGGCTCGAGCGATACATTGATGGGCTTCGCCGCCCGGCGTCGCGCTCCACGCCCGAAGACGGCCTTCCCAACCGGTCGGTGAGTGGGTTGCAGGTATCCGGACTCAGGTTCAAATACCCGCACAGTACGAGATTCGTCCTGGATGATGTCACCTTCAACGTGCCGGCAGGAAAGGTCGTCGCAATCGTTGGGGAGAACGGGGCCGGTAAGTCGACCTTGGTCAAGATCCTGACCCGCCTCTACGACCCGACCGACGGCACGATGCTTCTCGATGGTGTCGACATCGCGGACGTCGATGCCAACCTCTGGCAGCAGCGAGTAACTGGGGCTTTCCAAGACTTCCTTCGTCCGTACCTGACGATGCGCCAAGCTGTGGGCATCGGATCCCCGGCGACGATGGACGACAGCCGCGTGACGGATTCGCTCCTCAAGGCGGGCATGCAGCCCGTGGTCGCGAACCTGGAGGCCGGGCTCGACACACAACTGGGCCGGTCGTTCGACGGCGGGGTGGAGTTGTCAGGCGGTCAATGGCAGAAAGTCGCCATCGGGCGAGGCTTCATGCCGGATGCGCCGCTACTGGTTCTGCTCGACGAGCCTACAGCCAGTCTCGACGCGCAGTCCGAGGAGGCGATCTACCGTTCCTTCGCACAGCGCGCCAAAAGCTGGGCGGACGACCACGGCGCGATCACCGTCCTCGTGTCTCACCGATTCTCGACCGTGCACTGGGCGGATCTGATCTTGGTACTGGACGAGGGCACGATGGTGGAGTCGGGAACGCACACCGAGCTCCTCGAGCTTGGCGGGCACTACGCGACCTTGTTCGATCTGCATGCGAGGCAGTTCGCGGAGGATTGA
- a CDS encoding rod shape-determining protein produces the protein MAIDLGSARTRAWMPDHGLIVDEPTIISPGADGGSRPVHRGVVVDEAGAARILERLLGHRAGLGHYSMVVLTTPVLCAGQHQRVGRAALEVLDARVVLTIDGVKAAALGAGADLARPLLVLDIGAGLTEVGLLVDGGLAQAHRLDVGTSDLGATTTVAELVQSIVAVVTDLLRLDCGGLVVDALDRGPLLTGGGALRPEITYRLAKQLAAPVRPAPAPQTAAVRGAGLAMVAADRHPVITSQPL, from the coding sequence GTGGCGATCGACCTGGGCAGTGCCCGCACGAGGGCGTGGATGCCGGACCATGGTCTGATCGTCGACGAGCCCACGATCATTTCGCCTGGCGCGGACGGCGGCAGTCGTCCCGTGCACCGCGGCGTCGTCGTCGACGAGGCGGGCGCCGCTCGCATACTCGAGCGCCTCCTCGGCCATCGAGCCGGCCTCGGTCACTACTCGATGGTTGTCTTGACCACCCCGGTCCTGTGCGCTGGTCAGCATCAGCGCGTGGGCCGCGCCGCGCTGGAGGTTCTCGATGCGCGGGTCGTGCTGACCATTGACGGTGTGAAAGCCGCCGCGCTCGGAGCAGGAGCTGACTTGGCCCGGCCACTGCTGGTGCTGGACATCGGAGCAGGCCTGACCGAAGTGGGTTTGCTAGTGGATGGTGGCCTGGCGCAGGCCCATCGGTTGGACGTGGGAACCTCCGATCTTGGCGCGACCACGACCGTTGCCGAGCTCGTGCAGTCGATCGTCGCGGTGGTGACCGATCTCCTGCGCCTTGACTGCGGTGGACTGGTTGTCGATGCCTTGGACCGTGGGCCGCTACTCACCGGAGGTGGCGCGCTGCGTCCGGAGATCACCTACCGGCTGGCCAAACAGCTGGCAGCGCCGGTGCGGCCTGCTCCCGCCCCCCAGACTGCCGCCGTCCGCGGCGCCGGTCTGGCCATGGTCGCCGCCGACCGCCACCCCGTCATTACCAGCCAGCCTCTGTGA
- a CDS encoding carbamoyltransferase family protein: MTKWIIGCSGNYSVHDLSFTLVDADSGEVVYVGEQERWSRIRHSIGALPHAGILARALSRHGIEVDDIELIAVGCDPELFRLEYNREAFRLTEQRVLETVGLGSVPRAHFPHHQAHAASSFYPSNFDDAVILTVDGQGEETTCAIFRGDPGRAVVPLWEKSGDSIGNLYTRVTQWLGLGYMGDEGKTMGLAPYGSPRYVDLFRERILHWDTADGEFSINKDILQGYDIESVLGARRRSDDELTEYHKDVAATIQLITEEILLGLANRARTLSGQASAICLAGGVALNSVGNGKLERSGLFTDYHFAPWAGDSGLSIGAGLLGYHQAKPQRQGHRWTVGDAYLGDAVSEVEVVTALEAAGLPIVRIDGPEREAADDVAGGLVIGWCQGRAEVGPRALGNRSILANPAVPDIARKVNEKVKFREVWRPFAPSVLVEDAKKYFDDVRLSPYMITVNSFNAASRDLFPSVTHVDYSGRIQTVTEEQNPLYRRFLLELRKLTGHGVALNTSLNIKGEPIVDSAEDMITAFLSTGLDAIYIGNHVLRKSMPGLPTVERFNSQRRQLIEAVAEVEHDSATVILLESELERNLKGYGRDAISVALRNIGSVCQDVQIATDAPSVPDALAGDLKVVNLTEMVAGEVPVGDILFVYAEAALFGVEGQAVLRRLVAATGKPGIVVVGDRTAHQSGTVREYSELWRRAYFQYPPPEGHGGDEASALMHQAG, encoded by the coding sequence ATGACCAAGTGGATCATCGGCTGCTCGGGAAACTATTCAGTTCACGACCTGAGCTTCACCCTGGTCGACGCGGACTCCGGTGAGGTGGTCTACGTCGGCGAGCAGGAGCGCTGGTCACGAATCCGCCACAGCATCGGCGCTCTTCCGCACGCAGGGATCCTCGCTCGGGCGCTGTCGCGGCACGGGATCGAGGTCGACGACATCGAGCTGATCGCGGTGGGCTGTGACCCCGAGCTGTTCAGACTCGAGTACAACCGCGAGGCCTTTCGCTTGACCGAGCAGCGAGTTCTCGAAACGGTCGGACTCGGCTCCGTGCCGCGGGCGCACTTTCCGCATCATCAGGCACATGCAGCTTCAAGCTTCTACCCTTCGAACTTCGACGACGCGGTGATCCTCACTGTCGATGGTCAAGGCGAGGAGACCACCTGTGCGATCTTTCGTGGCGATCCCGGCCGCGCGGTGGTGCCGCTGTGGGAGAAGTCAGGCGACTCCATCGGCAACCTGTACACGCGAGTGACCCAGTGGCTGGGGCTCGGGTACATGGGCGACGAGGGTAAGACGATGGGACTGGCACCGTACGGCAGTCCACGGTACGTCGATCTGTTCCGTGAACGCATCCTGCATTGGGACACCGCCGATGGTGAGTTCTCGATCAACAAGGACATATTGCAGGGCTACGACATCGAGTCCGTCCTAGGAGCACGGCGCCGGTCCGACGACGAGCTCACCGAGTACCACAAGGACGTCGCGGCAACGATCCAGCTGATCACGGAGGAGATCCTGCTCGGTCTGGCCAACCGGGCCCGAACGTTGTCAGGGCAGGCATCAGCAATCTGTCTGGCTGGCGGGGTCGCCCTGAACAGCGTTGGCAACGGGAAACTCGAACGCTCGGGACTCTTCACCGACTACCACTTCGCGCCATGGGCCGGGGACTCCGGCCTATCGATCGGAGCCGGTCTGCTCGGCTATCACCAGGCGAAGCCGCAGCGGCAGGGACACCGCTGGACGGTCGGAGATGCCTACCTCGGTGACGCCGTGTCCGAGGTGGAGGTGGTCACCGCCCTGGAGGCAGCGGGGCTGCCGATCGTCAGAATCGACGGGCCGGAGAGGGAAGCAGCCGACGATGTGGCCGGCGGACTGGTGATCGGCTGGTGCCAAGGGCGTGCCGAGGTCGGGCCGCGTGCTCTGGGCAACCGGAGCATCCTGGCCAATCCGGCGGTTCCCGACATCGCCCGAAAGGTCAACGAGAAGGTAAAGTTCCGCGAGGTCTGGCGCCCGTTCGCGCCGAGTGTTCTGGTCGAGGACGCGAAGAAGTACTTCGACGACGTCCGGCTGTCGCCGTACATGATTACTGTGAACTCGTTCAACGCAGCATCGCGAGACCTCTTCCCGTCGGTGACCCACGTGGATTACTCCGGCCGGATCCAGACGGTCACAGAGGAGCAGAATCCGTTGTACCGCCGTTTTCTGTTGGAACTGAGGAAACTCACCGGGCATGGAGTGGCCCTGAACACGTCGCTGAATATCAAGGGCGAACCGATCGTCGACTCGGCAGAGGACATGATCACTGCATTCCTCAGCACTGGTCTGGACGCGATCTACATCGGGAACCACGTGTTGCGGAAGTCGATGCCCGGACTGCCGACGGTCGAACGCTTCAACTCACAACGACGCCAGCTGATCGAGGCGGTCGCTGAGGTCGAGCACGACTCAGCGACCGTGATCCTGCTCGAGTCCGAGTTGGAACGAAACCTGAAAGGCTATGGACGCGATGCCATCAGCGTGGCGCTGCGCAACATCGGCTCGGTCTGCCAGGACGTGCAGATCGCGACCGACGCGCCGTCCGTGCCGGATGCTCTCGCCGGCGACCTCAAGGTTGTGAACCTGACCGAGATGGTCGCGGGAGAGGTTCCGGTCGGTGACATCTTGTTCGTCTATGCCGAAGCCGCACTGTTCGGCGTCGAAGGGCAGGCTGTGCTTCGTCGTCTTGTGGCAGCCACCGGCAAACCAGGCATCGTCGTAGTGGGCGACCGAACCGCGCACCAGTCAGGAACTGTGCGGGAGTACTCCGAACTGTGGCGCCGGGCCTACTTCCAGTATCCGCCGCCGGAGGGACACGGCGGTGACGAAGCGTCGGCGCTGATGCACCAGGCAGGATGA
- a CDS encoding TraR/DksA family transcriptional regulator — translation MSYTFATVRRSELGLEDLDALRACLHDERRFRLEQLDGLGETWPSPDDLPACQHAKAREEVLTALAAAAQLVLTDVDAALSRMDAGLYGSCHLCDRPIPLASLRILPHARYCGPCHQLKESVSWRLKNGVS, via the coding sequence TTGAGCTACACGTTCGCCACTGTTCGCCGGTCCGAACTAGGTCTCGAGGACCTGGACGCGCTGCGCGCATGCCTTCATGATGAGCGCCGGTTCCGGCTGGAGCAGCTGGACGGCCTCGGCGAGACCTGGCCGAGCCCCGACGATCTGCCGGCCTGCCAGCACGCGAAAGCGCGTGAAGAGGTGCTGACCGCTCTTGCCGCGGCCGCCCAACTGGTGCTCACCGATGTCGATGCAGCGCTGAGCCGGATGGACGCCGGCCTGTACGGCAGCTGTCACCTCTGCGACCGGCCCATTCCGCTGGCGAGCCTGCGTATCCTCCCACACGCCCGGTACTGCGGTCCGTGCCACCAACTCAAGGAGTCAGTCTCGTGGCGCCTCAAGAACGGAGTCTCGTAA
- a CDS encoding carbohydrate ABC transporter permease, translating to MFPFLFMLMTSLKTNQQYYAIFWRPTLPLQLENYSTAWQQIQPYFVTSLLVAAAAIAGTLLLSTVAAFVFARYEFFGRKARFALVALLLMVPRDLQPDPALRPDAGSRHPEHPAGARDPHVAGGAVLGTLLMKTFVAQIPQALFDAARVDGASGPRMFWSIMLPLSLPVVGTISLVTVIGVWNDFFWPLLTIADNNLRTVSAGLQFFQTQNATEYGPLFAGYALASIPLLLLFLFLSKYFLAGLQGGLPGSGR from the coding sequence GTGTTCCCGTTCCTGTTCATGCTGATGACGTCCTTGAAGACCAACCAGCAGTACTACGCCATTTTCTGGCGGCCGACGCTGCCGCTGCAGCTGGAGAACTACAGCACCGCCTGGCAACAGATCCAGCCCTACTTCGTCACGTCACTGCTCGTCGCCGCGGCCGCGATCGCCGGAACCCTGCTGCTGAGCACGGTGGCAGCCTTCGTCTTCGCCCGGTACGAGTTCTTCGGCCGCAAAGCGCGCTTCGCCCTCGTGGCGCTGCTGTTGATGGTGCCCCGGGATCTCCAGCCTGATCCCGCTCTTCGTCCTGATGCGGGATCTCGGCATCCTGAACACCCGGCTGGTGCTCGTGATCCCCATGTCGCCGGCGGAGCGGTCCTCGGAACGCTGCTGATGAAGACGTTCGTGGCGCAGATCCCGCAGGCGCTGTTCGACGCGGCCCGGGTGGACGGCGCGTCGGGGCCCCGGATGTTCTGGTCGATCATGCTGCCGCTGTCGTTGCCGGTGGTCGGGACGATCTCCCTGGTTACCGTCATCGGGGTGTGGAACGACTTCTTCTGGCCGCTGCTCACCATCGCCGACAACAACCTGCGGACGGTGTCGGCGGGCCTGCAGTTCTTCCAGACCCAGAACGCCACGGAGTACGGACCGCTGTTCGCCGGCTACGCGTTGGCCAGCATCCCTCTCCTGCTGCTGTTCCTGTTCCTGTCGAAGTACTTCCTCGCCGGCCTGCAAGGCGGGCTCCCTGGCTCCGGACGCTGA